A portion of the Micromonospora vinacea genome contains these proteins:
- a CDS encoding class F sortase: MTVRNRGALAAVAAGVAALTVAALVACANQPAGTVGAEEASTLASPAPTAASVPSVPVTAGELPAGPKIIPPVRLLIPEIDVTATVNAVGINERTNEFEVPPSVDQIGWYRYGPGLEAEAGSVVIAGHVDSATQGKGAFFRLRELDQGDTLTATGSDGEARRYRVVAREEYAKTKIPLDRYFARDGKPRLTLITCGGPFDAKARKYRDNIVVTAVPA, translated from the coding sequence GTGACGGTGCGCAACCGCGGCGCGCTGGCGGCAGTGGCCGCCGGCGTTGCCGCGCTAACCGTCGCCGCTCTGGTGGCGTGCGCCAACCAGCCGGCCGGGACCGTGGGGGCCGAGGAGGCGAGCACGCTGGCCAGCCCCGCACCGACCGCCGCCAGTGTCCCGTCGGTGCCGGTGACAGCGGGTGAGCTGCCCGCCGGTCCGAAGATCATCCCGCCGGTACGGCTGCTGATCCCGGAGATCGACGTCACCGCCACCGTCAACGCGGTCGGCATCAACGAGCGGACCAACGAGTTCGAGGTGCCGCCGAGCGTCGACCAGATCGGCTGGTACCGCTACGGCCCCGGCCTGGAGGCGGAGGCCGGCTCGGTGGTCATCGCCGGTCACGTGGACAGCGCCACGCAGGGCAAGGGGGCGTTCTTCCGGCTGCGTGAGCTGGACCAGGGCGACACGTTGACAGCGACCGGCAGCGACGGTGAGGCGCGGCGCTACCGGGTCGTCGCCCGGGAGGAGTACGCCAAGACCAAGATCCCGCTGGACCGGTACTTCGCCCGCGACGGCAAGCCGCGGCTGACCCTGATCACCTGTGGTGGGCCGTTCGACGCCAAGGCGCGCAAGTACCGCGACAACATCGTCGTCACCGCGGTGCCCGCCTGA
- a CDS encoding type II toxin-antitoxin system PemK/MazF family toxin, translated as MREALLWAVAILLTVAAGWAWNSWRHRVANRRPETRPNRGSTGGRRPAPPRPRGAERPSTKPRSRDTDRHDGTPAPGEIWWADVPYADGSGSKVRPCLVLRADSRGADVLKITSQDKSDRDDHVRIPTRDWDPGAEHDSYLSLTEPIRLSSAAFADHAGRCDADLWRKVRSLRHLPTS; from the coding sequence ATGCGCGAGGCACTGCTCTGGGCGGTGGCGATCCTGCTGACCGTGGCCGCTGGCTGGGCGTGGAACAGCTGGCGGCACCGGGTGGCCAACCGGCGTCCGGAAACCCGCCCGAATCGGGGCAGCACCGGTGGCCGTCGTCCCGCCCCGCCACGGCCCCGTGGCGCCGAGAGGCCGTCCACCAAACCCCGCTCACGCGACACCGACCGACACGACGGCACCCCCGCGCCCGGTGAGATCTGGTGGGCCGACGTGCCGTACGCCGACGGCAGCGGGTCGAAGGTGCGCCCGTGTCTGGTGCTGCGGGCCGACTCCCGGGGTGCCGACGTCCTGAAGATCACCAGCCAGGACAAGAGCGACCGGGACGACCACGTCCGCATTCCCACCCGAGACTGGGACCCGGGTGCGGAGCACGACAGTTACCTCAGCCTCACCGAGCCGATCCGACTCAGCTCGGCCGCCTTCGCCGACCACGCCGGCCGCTGCGACGCCGACCTGTGGCGAAAGGTCCGCAGCCTGCGCCACCTCCCCACCTCCTGA
- the ligA gene encoding NAD-dependent DNA ligase LigA, translating to MSEEQIGQQVSPAQEAAAGAEPTPQARERHAALSQELTEHQYRYYVLDAPTIPDADFDRQLRELEALEEEFPALRTPDSPTQRVGGTFSTDFTAVTHAERMLSLDNAFADEELAAWADRVERDAGGPVPYLCELKVDGLAINLTYENGRLVRAATRGDGRTGEDVTANVRSIRDVPSQLTPSAEFPDIPELVEVRGEIYFPIAAFADLNAGLVEQGKAPFANPRNAAAGSLRQKDPRITATRPLRLVVHGIGARRGFQPRAQSESYAALKSWGLPTSDRWRVVPDLAGVAEFIAYYAEHRHDVEHEIDGVVVKVDPVSIQGRLGSTSRAPRWAIAFKYPPEEVTTKLLDIDVNVGRTGRVTPFAVLEPVRVAGSTVALATLHNAREVERKGVLIGDTVVLRKAGDVIPEVLGPVVDLRPADARPFVMPTSCPACGTPLAPSKEGDVDIRCPNTRSCPAQLRERVFHLAGRGAFDIEVLGYKGAAALLDAEIIGDEGDLFHLDAEQLSRSPFFVNKDGSLGSNATKLLDNLAVARERDLWRVLVALSIRHVGPTAAQALARHFRSMDAIDAATEEELSSVDGVGPTIAASIREWFAVDWHREVVRKWAEAGVRMAEEAVDEGPRPLEGLTVVVTGTLAGFSRDQAAEAVQSRGGKVSGSVSKKTSFVVVGDNPGSKADKAASLKVPVLDEDGFRLLLDAGPDAAREVAQLGG from the coding sequence GTGTCCGAGGAGCAGATCGGTCAGCAGGTCAGCCCGGCGCAGGAGGCGGCGGCCGGGGCTGAGCCGACGCCGCAGGCCCGGGAGCGGCATGCCGCGCTCAGCCAGGAGTTGACCGAGCACCAGTACCGCTACTACGTGCTGGACGCGCCGACCATCCCCGACGCCGATTTCGACAGGCAGTTGCGCGAGCTGGAGGCACTGGAGGAGGAGTTTCCGGCGCTGCGGACGCCCGACTCGCCGACCCAACGGGTGGGCGGCACCTTCTCCACCGACTTCACAGCGGTCACCCACGCCGAACGGATGCTCTCGCTCGACAACGCCTTCGCCGACGAGGAGTTGGCGGCCTGGGCCGACCGTGTCGAACGGGACGCGGGCGGTCCCGTGCCCTACCTGTGCGAGCTGAAGGTCGACGGGCTGGCGATCAACCTGACCTACGAGAACGGCCGGCTGGTCCGGGCCGCCACCCGGGGCGACGGGCGCACCGGTGAGGACGTCACCGCAAACGTGCGCAGCATCCGGGACGTGCCCAGCCAGCTCACCCCTTCCGCCGAATTCCCGGACATTCCCGAGCTGGTGGAGGTCCGGGGCGAGATCTACTTCCCGATCGCCGCGTTCGCCGATCTCAACGCCGGCCTGGTGGAGCAGGGCAAGGCGCCCTTCGCCAACCCCCGCAACGCCGCCGCCGGCAGTCTGCGACAGAAGGATCCACGGATCACCGCCACCCGGCCGCTGCGCCTGGTGGTGCACGGCATCGGCGCCCGTCGTGGGTTCCAGCCCAGGGCGCAGTCCGAGTCGTACGCCGCACTGAAGTCGTGGGGGTTGCCGACCAGCGACCGGTGGCGGGTCGTCCCGGACCTGGCCGGCGTGGCGGAGTTCATCGCCTACTACGCCGAGCACCGGCACGACGTCGAGCACGAGATCGACGGCGTGGTGGTCAAGGTCGACCCGGTCTCCATCCAGGGACGGCTCGGGTCGACCAGTCGTGCCCCGCGCTGGGCGATCGCCTTCAAGTACCCGCCGGAGGAGGTCACCACCAAGCTGCTCGACATCGACGTCAACGTGGGGCGTACCGGCCGGGTCACCCCGTTCGCCGTGCTCGAGCCGGTGCGCGTGGCCGGTTCCACAGTCGCGCTCGCCACCCTGCACAACGCCCGCGAGGTGGAGCGCAAGGGCGTGCTGATCGGCGACACGGTGGTGCTGCGCAAGGCCGGCGACGTGATTCCCGAAGTGCTCGGTCCGGTGGTCGACCTTCGGCCCGCCGATGCCCGGCCATTCGTCATGCCGACCAGCTGCCCCGCCTGCGGCACCCCGCTCGCCCCGTCGAAGGAGGGCGACGTCGACATCCGTTGCCCCAACACCCGCAGCTGCCCGGCGCAGTTGCGGGAGCGGGTGTTCCATCTCGCCGGCCGGGGCGCGTTCGACATCGAGGTGCTCGGCTACAAGGGCGCGGCTGCCCTGCTCGACGCGGAGATCATCGGCGACGAGGGCGACCTCTTCCACCTCGACGCCGAGCAGCTGTCCCGGTCGCCGTTCTTCGTCAACAAGGACGGCAGCCTGGGCAGCAACGCCACCAAGTTGCTGGACAATCTCGCGGTCGCCCGGGAACGGGACCTGTGGCGGGTGCTGGTGGCGCTCTCCATCCGGCACGTCGGCCCGACCGCCGCCCAGGCGCTCGCCCGGCACTTCCGCTCGATGGACGCCATCGACGCGGCCACCGAGGAGGAGCTGTCCTCCGTCGACGGGGTCGGGCCGACCATCGCCGCCAGCATCCGGGAGTGGTTCGCGGTGGACTGGCACCGCGAGGTGGTCCGCAAGTGGGCCGAGGCCGGCGTACGGATGGCCGAGGAGGCGGTCGACGAGGGGCCGCGCCCGCTGGAGGGGTTGACGGTGGTGGTGACCGGCACCCTCGCCGGGTTCTCCCGCGACCAGGCGGCCGAGGCCGTGCAGAGTCGGGGCGGCAAGGTCAGCGGGTCGGTCTCCAAGAAGACGAGCTTCGTGGTGGTGGGGGACAACCCCGGGTCGAAGGCCGACAAGGCCGCCAGTCTCAAGGTGCCGGTGCTCGACGAGGACGGGTTCCGGCTCCTGCTGGACGCCGGCCCGGACGCCGCCCGGGAGGTCGCCCAGCTGGGCGGCTGA
- the mnmA gene encoding tRNA 2-thiouridine(34) synthase MnmA: MRVLAAMSGGVDSAVAAARAVAAGHDVTGVHLALARNPQTYRTGARGCCTLEDSRDARRAADVIGIPFYVWDMADRFHEDVVDDFVAEYAAGRTPNPCLRCNEKIKFAAVLDRAVALGFDAVVTGHHARLGADGLLRRSVDLAKDQSYVLAVLTREQLDRSIFPLGDSTKAQVRAEAAERGLAVADKPDSHDICFIADGDTRGFLAGRLGEAPGDVVDAATGAVVGSHSGAYAYTVGQRRGLHLDRPAPDGRPRYVLSITPKTNTVTVGPAEALEVSDVHAVRPVWTGGARPDAPVECEVQLRAHGDVVPATVALDGDRLHAELRRPVRGVAAGQAVVAYRPDPAGDVVLGSATITG; this comes from the coding sequence GTGAGGGTTCTGGCGGCGATGTCGGGTGGGGTTGACTCGGCCGTGGCGGCGGCACGGGCGGTGGCGGCCGGGCACGACGTGACCGGCGTGCACCTGGCGCTGGCTCGCAACCCACAGACCTATCGGACCGGCGCGCGCGGCTGCTGCACGCTGGAGGATTCCCGGGACGCCCGGCGGGCCGCCGACGTGATCGGCATCCCGTTCTACGTGTGGGACATGGCCGACCGCTTCCACGAGGACGTGGTCGACGACTTCGTCGCCGAGTACGCCGCCGGCCGTACGCCGAACCCCTGCCTGCGCTGCAACGAGAAGATCAAGTTCGCGGCGGTGCTGGACCGGGCGGTGGCCCTGGGCTTCGACGCGGTGGTGACCGGGCACCACGCCCGCCTCGGCGCGGACGGGCTGCTGCGACGCAGCGTCGACCTCGCCAAGGACCAGTCGTACGTGCTCGCCGTGCTCACCCGCGAACAGCTGGACCGCTCGATCTTCCCGCTGGGCGACTCGACGAAGGCGCAGGTCCGCGCCGAGGCCGCCGAGCGTGGCCTGGCCGTGGCCGACAAGCCGGACTCACACGACATCTGCTTCATCGCCGACGGGGACACCCGCGGCTTCCTCGCCGGCCGGCTCGGCGAGGCGCCCGGCGACGTGGTGGACGCCGCCACCGGCGCGGTCGTCGGCAGTCACAGCGGCGCGTACGCGTACACGGTGGGGCAGCGTCGCGGGCTGCACCTGGACCGGCCCGCCCCGGACGGGCGGCCACGCTACGTGCTCTCCATCACCCCGAAGACCAACACGGTGACCGTCGGCCCGGCCGAGGCGCTGGAGGTGTCCGACGTGCACGCCGTACGTCCGGTCTGGACCGGCGGCGCCCGCCCCGACGCGCCGGTCGAGTGCGAGGTGCAGTTGCGCGCGCACGGCGACGTGGTGCCGGCGACCGTCGCACTCGACGGTGACCGGCTGCACGCCGAGCTGCGCCGACCGGTGCGCGGCGTCGCCGCCGGTCAGGCCGTGGTGGCGTACCGACCGGACCCGGCCGGCGACGTGGTCCTCGGCTCCGCGACCATCACCGGCTGA
- a CDS encoding anti-sigma factor yields MQHLDHDRLVFLALGESEADDGESTHLGTCALCRAEVASLQQVAGLGTETQGLADLPDPPEHIWQGIEAQVRAAEAGPLLTETRRHRVPEQADTTTAEAAPGAVAESTVTRLDPTRRSRRGRGWSRWAATAVTAAAAAAVGVVGTVSVLRPDDPTPTPKPVVVASAPLAAYGATPPTAKGDARVFQDGQLHLHVANLPSVAGYYEVWLINPTTMEMFSVGTLGGGPDALLPLPPNVDLKSYSVVDVSAERYDNNTDHSGDSLLRGSLTG; encoded by the coding sequence GTGCAGCACCTGGACCACGACCGGCTGGTATTTCTGGCGCTCGGTGAGAGCGAGGCGGACGACGGGGAGAGCACCCACCTCGGCACCTGCGCGCTCTGCCGCGCGGAGGTGGCGAGCCTTCAGCAGGTGGCAGGGCTCGGCACCGAGACGCAGGGCCTGGCCGATCTGCCCGACCCGCCGGAGCACATCTGGCAGGGCATCGAAGCCCAGGTCAGGGCCGCGGAAGCCGGGCCGTTGCTGACGGAGACCCGCCGACACCGGGTGCCCGAGCAGGCCGACACCACGACGGCCGAAGCGGCCCCGGGCGCGGTGGCCGAGTCGACTGTGACGCGACTGGACCCGACGCGGCGGTCCCGCCGGGGTCGTGGCTGGTCCCGTTGGGCGGCCACCGCGGTGACCGCGGCAGCCGCTGCGGCGGTCGGGGTGGTGGGCACCGTCTCGGTGCTCCGACCGGACGACCCGACGCCCACCCCGAAGCCGGTGGTGGTGGCGAGCGCGCCGCTGGCGGCGTACGGGGCGACACCGCCGACGGCCAAGGGCGACGCCCGGGTTTTCCAGGACGGCCAACTACATCTGCATGTGGCGAATCTCCCGAGCGTCGCGGGGTACTACGAGGTCTGGCTCATCAATCCGACGACGATGGAGATGTTCTCGGTCGGCACCCTGGGTGGCGGCCCGGACGCGCTGCTACCCCTGCCCCCAAACGTCGACCTCAAGAGCTACTCGGTGGTCGACGTCTCCGCCGAGCGGTACGACAACAACACCGACCACTCCGGCGACAGCCTGTTGAGGGGCTCCCTGACGGGCTGA
- a CDS encoding cysteine desulfurase family protein has protein sequence MAYLDHAATTPMLDEALEAYVATAREVGNASSLHAAGRRARRRVEESREQVAAVLGARPSEVIFTGGGTESDNLAVKGIFWARRGARPDRRRVVSSAVEHHAVLDAVDWLAQHEGAEVGWLPVDAVGRLDPQTLRAELAAHADQVAVVTAMWANNEVGTVQPVAELAAVAAEHGVPFHTDAIQAVGQVPVDFGASGVAALTVTGHKLGGPTGVGALLLARDVPATPLLHGGGQERDIRSGTLDTAGIVAFAVAVETAVKGQQEYAARVAALRDDLIERVRQAVPEVIYNGDPTDRLPGNAHFSFPGCEGDALLLLLDAQGIACSTGSACSAGVAQPSHVLLAMGADDDRARSSLRFTLGHTSTQADIDALIAALPAAVDRARRAAALRTPR, from the coding sequence ATGGCTTACCTGGATCACGCGGCGACGACTCCGATGCTCGACGAGGCACTGGAGGCGTACGTCGCTACCGCCCGCGAGGTCGGCAACGCGTCCTCCCTGCACGCGGCGGGCCGTCGTGCCCGCCGCCGGGTCGAAGAGTCACGCGAGCAGGTGGCCGCGGTGCTGGGCGCCCGGCCCTCTGAGGTGATCTTCACGGGTGGTGGCACGGAGAGCGACAACCTCGCGGTCAAGGGCATCTTCTGGGCCCGCCGGGGAGCCCGGCCCGACCGCCGCCGGGTGGTCTCCAGCGCCGTCGAGCACCACGCGGTGCTGGACGCTGTCGACTGGCTGGCCCAGCACGAGGGCGCCGAGGTCGGCTGGCTGCCGGTGGACGCCGTCGGTCGACTCGACCCGCAGACCCTGCGCGCCGAGCTGGCCGCGCACGCCGACCAGGTGGCCGTGGTCACCGCGATGTGGGCGAACAACGAGGTGGGCACCGTCCAGCCGGTGGCCGAACTGGCCGCCGTCGCCGCCGAACACGGTGTGCCCTTCCACACCGACGCCATCCAGGCGGTCGGTCAGGTGCCGGTCGACTTCGGGGCCAGCGGAGTCGCCGCGTTGACCGTCACCGGGCACAAGTTGGGCGGCCCGACCGGGGTGGGCGCGCTGCTGCTCGCCCGGGACGTGCCGGCCACGCCGCTGCTGCACGGCGGCGGCCAGGAACGCGACATCCGCTCCGGCACCCTGGACACCGCCGGCATCGTCGCCTTCGCGGTCGCCGTGGAGACGGCCGTGAAGGGCCAGCAGGAGTACGCGGCCCGGGTGGCCGCGCTCCGCGACGACCTGATCGAGCGGGTCCGTCAGGCGGTGCCCGAGGTGATCTACAACGGTGACCCGACCGATCGGCTGCCCGGCAACGCGCACTTCTCCTTCCCCGGCTGCGAGGGCGACGCGCTGCTGCTCCTGCTCGACGCGCAGGGGATCGCCTGCTCGACCGGCTCCGCCTGCTCGGCCGGGGTGGCCCAGCCCTCGCACGTGCTGCTCGCGATGGGCGCCGACGACGACCGTGCCCGCTCCTCGCTGCGCTTCACGCTGGGCCACACCAGCACCCAGGCCGACATCGACGCCCTCATCGCGGCCCTCCCGGCGGCTGTCGACCGAGCCCGCCGAGCCGCCGCCCTGCGCACCCCCCGCTGA
- a CDS encoding RNA polymerase sigma factor, producing the protein MTALRQEPDPPVDDLDRRFRDGDDVALREAYDRYGRAVLHLATSMLANRSDAEDVTQATFVAAWLGRDTFDPAKGSLIGWLLGIGRRKVIDRMRASARETRVVETVRQLPEPAQTQPDPDRVVDRLVIADELARLPDDQRRMLELAFYDDLTHQQIATVTGVPLGTVKSHIRRGMASLKRRWEVDGAAPGPRPAGISGAR; encoded by the coding sequence ATGACGGCGCTACGACAGGAACCGGACCCTCCGGTGGACGACCTCGACCGCAGGTTCCGCGACGGTGACGACGTGGCGCTCCGCGAGGCGTACGACCGCTACGGTCGTGCGGTGCTCCACCTGGCCACGTCCATGCTGGCGAACCGCAGCGACGCCGAGGACGTCACCCAGGCGACGTTCGTCGCCGCCTGGCTGGGTCGCGACACGTTCGACCCGGCCAAGGGGTCGCTGATCGGTTGGTTGCTCGGTATCGGCCGGCGGAAGGTGATCGACCGGATGCGCGCCTCGGCCCGGGAGACCCGGGTGGTGGAGACGGTCCGGCAGCTGCCCGAGCCGGCGCAGACCCAGCCGGACCCGGACCGCGTGGTGGACCGGTTGGTGATCGCCGACGAGCTGGCTCGTCTCCCGGACGACCAGCGACGGATGCTGGAGTTGGCGTTCTACGACGACCTGACACACCAGCAGATAGCCACTGTGACCGGCGTGCCGTTGGGCACCGTGAAGAGTCACATTCGACGCGGCATGGCGAGCTTGAAGCGCAGATGGGAGGTGGACGGTGCAGCACCTGGACCACGACCGGCTGGTATTTCTGGCGCTCGGTGA
- a CDS encoding ADP-ribosylglycohydrolase family protein, translating into MAAVIHTSALRASGSLFGLAYGDALGKPTEFLTVAEIERRYGPAGPRELSGEPALVTDDTQMALAVGWALHEAPSLTPEAVEPLLRRRFLAWAVSPDNNRAPGMTCLRACAELSRGLPWQEATVVGSKGCGANMRVTPVGLLDVDLDTLAGLAQLQAGLTHGHPTGLAASELTAYAVFALRGGVPLPDLPAVLSERALSQRLVYRERWLGDLWRRAGSGTPEEFIAQGWDECLTVLGRLTNTLTQPDDGGDPCQATGEGWVAEEALATALLCAVRHADDPVAALARGATTAGDSDSIAALAGAFVGAAVGMTAWPREWADRIEYADQLATLGATWD; encoded by the coding sequence ATGGCCGCCGTGATCCACACCTCCGCGCTGCGCGCCTCCGGTTCGCTCTTCGGCCTCGCCTACGGTGACGCGCTGGGCAAGCCGACCGAGTTCCTGACCGTCGCCGAGATCGAGCGCCGGTACGGCCCGGCCGGCCCCCGTGAGCTGTCCGGCGAGCCCGCGCTGGTCACCGACGACACCCAGATGGCGCTGGCGGTGGGTTGGGCGCTGCACGAGGCGCCGTCGTTAACCCCGGAGGCGGTGGAGCCGCTGCTGCGGCGACGCTTCCTGGCCTGGGCGGTCAGCCCGGACAACAACCGCGCCCCGGGCATGACCTGCCTGCGCGCCTGCGCCGAGCTGAGCCGTGGGCTGCCCTGGCAGGAGGCGACAGTGGTCGGCTCGAAGGGCTGCGGGGCCAACATGCGGGTCACCCCGGTCGGGTTGCTCGACGTGGACCTCGACACACTCGCCGGGTTGGCCCAGTTGCAGGCCGGGCTGACCCACGGCCACCCGACCGGTCTGGCCGCCAGCGAACTCACCGCGTACGCCGTCTTCGCGCTGCGCGGGGGCGTTCCGCTGCCCGACCTGCCGGCGGTGCTCAGCGAGCGGGCACTGTCCCAGCGGCTGGTCTACCGGGAGCGGTGGCTGGGCGACCTCTGGCGGCGTGCCGGTTCCGGCACACCGGAGGAGTTCATCGCCCAGGGCTGGGACGAGTGCCTGACGGTGCTGGGCCGACTGACGAACACCCTGACGCAGCCGGACGACGGCGGTGACCCGTGTCAGGCCACCGGCGAGGGCTGGGTGGCCGAGGAGGCGCTGGCCACCGCGCTGCTCTGCGCCGTACGGCACGCCGACGACCCGGTCGCGGCGTTGGCCCGGGGCGCGACGACCGCCGGTGACTCCGACTCGATCGCCGCCCTGGCCGGCGCCTTCGTGGGCGCGGCCGTCGGCATGACCGCCTGGCCGCGCGAGTGGGCCGACCGCATCGAGTACGCGGACCAACTCGCCACGCTCGGCGCGACCTGGGACTGA
- a CDS encoding VOC family protein → MIGQLRSVVIDCPDPRALAAFYAELLGVPLAEGDSDDDWVVLGGPPGHQPRLAFQQALNLRPPAWPDPERPQQFHLDVTVDDIEAAEKAALALGARRLPGEGEGFRVYADPAGHPFCLCWD, encoded by the coding sequence ATGATTGGACAGCTGCGTTCAGTGGTGATCGACTGCCCCGATCCGCGGGCGTTGGCGGCGTTCTACGCCGAGCTGCTCGGCGTGCCGCTCGCCGAGGGCGACTCCGACGACGACTGGGTGGTGCTGGGCGGCCCGCCCGGTCACCAGCCGCGCCTCGCCTTCCAGCAGGCGCTCAACCTGCGCCCGCCCGCCTGGCCGGATCCCGAGCGCCCACAGCAGTTCCACCTCGACGTGACGGTGGACGACATCGAGGCCGCCGAGAAGGCGGCGCTCGCGCTGGGGGCTCGGCGGCTGCCCGGCGAGGGCGAGGGCTTCCGGGTCTACGCCGATCCCGCCGGCCATCCGTTCTGCCTCTGCTGGGACTAG
- a CDS encoding DUF4397 domain-containing protein, with translation MQLSYFRRVAAGGAVAALAFAGVGALTAGPAYAATSKVSVVHGIPDTPVDVYVNGKKTLENFKPGDVAGPLNLEEGDYDIALTKPGEPIGSAILTVDNAAVPGGANISIAAHLDAAGQPKITPFVNDVSKVDAGKARLIVRHTAAAPAVDVRAGGTPVFENLTNPNEAKGDVDAGDVKADVVLAGTDTVAIGPADLNLKEGTATIVYAIGSAEGKTLDVVAQTITGLHSAPGGVPSGDGGQAGTGVNTWWYVLTGAGVLLLLGGGVRMATARTGRE, from the coding sequence ATGCAGCTCTCGTACTTCCGTCGGGTCGCCGCGGGCGGCGCGGTCGCCGCGCTGGCCTTCGCCGGCGTCGGTGCCCTCACCGCCGGCCCCGCGTACGCCGCCACGTCGAAGGTCTCCGTCGTGCACGGCATCCCGGACACCCCCGTCGACGTCTACGTCAACGGCAAGAAGACGCTGGAGAACTTCAAGCCCGGCGACGTCGCCGGCCCGCTGAACCTGGAGGAGGGCGACTACGACATCGCGCTCACCAAGCCGGGCGAGCCGATCGGCAGCGCGATCCTCACTGTCGACAACGCGGCGGTGCCGGGCGGTGCGAACATCAGCATCGCGGCCCACCTCGACGCCGCCGGCCAGCCGAAGATCACCCCGTTCGTGAACGACGTCTCGAAGGTCGACGCCGGCAAGGCCCGGCTCATCGTCCGGCACACCGCCGCCGCCCCGGCGGTCGACGTCCGCGCCGGTGGCACCCCGGTCTTCGAGAACCTCACCAACCCGAACGAGGCCAAGGGCGACGTCGACGCGGGCGACGTGAAGGCGGACGTGGTGCTGGCCGGCACCGACACCGTGGCCATCGGCCCGGCGGACCTCAACCTCAAGGAGGGCACCGCCACGATCGTCTACGCGATCGGCTCCGCCGAGGGCAAGACCCTCGACGTGGTGGCCCAGACCATCACCGGCCTGCACTCCGCCCCGGGTGGCGTGCCCAGCGGTGACGGCGGCCAGGCCGGCACGGGCGTGAACACCTGGTGGTACGTGCTCACCGGTGCCGGCGTACTCCTGCTGCTTGGTGGTGGGGTGCGGATGGCGACCGCACGGACCGGCCGCGAGTGA
- a CDS encoding methionine synthase, producing the protein MTDQAWPWPAGAATGIGSLPGTDIGEAQRVVLGELPELPHLPELPARGPGADMIGRSAGLLVELPVEVYAGRWRVAPRPGRDLRRARDLMERDLDQLAEQAEGYAGPIKVQAAGPLTLAASLELPIGGRLLRDPGAVRDLTGSLAEGLRAHVAAVARRLPGASVLLQLDEPSLPTVLAGRVPTESGLGAYRAVESVDAAALLRTIVDAVGVPTLVHCCAPDVPLELIRSTGAVAVALDLDLVTKLDPLGEAIDAGLGLLAGAAPTRPPSAGAAPTSAQIADRVRQVWDRLGFPRRQLAEQVVVTPACGLAGATPEYARAVLAACRDAGRRLAEA; encoded by the coding sequence GTGACAGATCAGGCGTGGCCCTGGCCGGCCGGCGCGGCAACCGGAATTGGTTCGCTGCCCGGCACCGACATCGGCGAGGCTCAGCGGGTGGTCCTCGGTGAGCTGCCCGAGCTGCCCCACCTGCCCGAGTTGCCGGCCCGTGGCCCCGGGGCGGACATGATCGGCCGATCCGCCGGGCTGCTCGTCGAGCTGCCCGTCGAGGTGTACGCGGGGCGGTGGCGGGTCGCCCCACGCCCGGGCCGTGACCTGCGCCGGGCCCGTGACCTGATGGAACGCGACCTGGACCAGCTCGCCGAGCAGGCCGAGGGGTACGCCGGGCCGATCAAGGTGCAGGCCGCCGGCCCGCTCACGCTGGCAGCCTCGCTGGAGCTGCCGATCGGTGGCCGACTGTTGCGCGATCCCGGCGCGGTCCGCGACCTCACCGGCTCCCTCGCCGAGGGGCTGCGCGCGCACGTCGCGGCGGTCGCCCGCCGGCTGCCCGGGGCGTCGGTACTGCTGCAACTGGATGAACCGTCACTGCCGACAGTGCTGGCCGGGCGGGTGCCGACCGAGAGCGGGCTGGGCGCGTACCGGGCGGTCGAGTCGGTGGACGCCGCCGCACTGCTGCGCACGATCGTCGACGCGGTCGGCGTACCGACGCTGGTGCACTGTTGCGCCCCGGACGTGCCGCTGGAGCTGATCCGCTCCACCGGCGCCGTCGCGGTCGCCCTCGACCTGGACCTCGTCACCAAGCTCGACCCGCTGGGCGAGGCGATCGACGCCGGCCTTGGGCTGTTGGCCGGGGCCGCGCCGACCCGGCCGCCATCGGCCGGTGCCGCGCCGACCTCCGCACAGATCGCCGACCGGGTACGCCAGGTCTGGGACCGCCTCGGCTTTCCCCGTCGGCAGCTCGCCGAGCAGGTGGTCGTCACCCCGGCCTGCGGTCTCGCCGGTGCCACCCCGGAGTACGCGCGGGCGGTGCTCGCCGCGTGCCGGGACGCGGGCCGGCGGCTCGCCGAGGCGTGA